The genomic stretch GCGCGTAAGGTGGACGGCCGAGAGGCCGATGTGGCTCGTCTGAATCAGGCCGGGCAATATCTCTTCCTGCCCGGTGCGGGATTTTTTTATTGCCCGTTGAGCCCTCCTTGCTAGGCCGCAAGGTTTATCTATATATCCGAAAGACATATTATGAGCGAATACCTCTTCACCTCCGAATCTGTTTCCGAAGGCCATCCCGACAAAGTGGCTGACCAAGTATCCGATGCCATTCTCGATGCCGTCCTCGCCCAAGACCCCAAAGCCCGAGTGGCTGCCGAAACGCTGGTGAACACCGGCCTGTGCGTGCTGGCCGGGGAAATCACCACCACCGCACACGTTGACTACATCAAAGTGGTACGCGAAACCATTGCCAAAATCGGCTACAACTCTTCCGAGCTCGGCTTTGATGCCAACGGTTGTGCGGTGGGCGTGTATTACGACCAACAATCGCCCGACATCGCCCAAGGCGTGAACGAAGGCGAAGGTATCGACCTGAACCAAGGCGCGGGCGACCAAGGCTTGATGTTTGGCTATGCCTGCGACGAAACCCCCACCCTGATGCCCTTTGCCATCTACTACAGCCACCGCCTGATGCAGCGCCAAAGTGAAGTGCGCAAAAGCGGCCAGCTGCCTTGGCTGCGTCCCGATGCCAAAGCGCAAATCACTGCCGTGTACGACAGCGAAACCGGCAAAGTAAAACGCATAGACACCGTGGTGCTCTCCACCCAGCACGATCCTTCTATCAGCCATGAAGAACTGAACCAAGCCGTTATCGAGCACATTATCAAGCCCGTGTTGCCTCCTGAAATGCTTACCACTGAAACCAAATACCTCATCAATCCCACTGGCCGCTTCGTGATCGGCGGTCCGCAGGGCGACTGCGGGCTCACTGGCCGCAAAATCATTGTTGATACCTACGGTGGTGCAGCCCCGCATGGCGGCGGCGCATTCTCCGGCAAAGACCCGAGCAAAGTAGACCGCTCCGCTGCCTATGCCTGCCGCTATGTGGCGAAAAACATCGTGGCCGCCGGCCTGGCTACCCAATGCCAAATCCAGGTGTCTTACGCTATCGGCATTGCCGAGCCCACTTCCATCGCCATCGACACTTTCGGCACGGGCAAAATCAGTGAAGACAAACTCATCGCCATCGTGCGCGAACACTT from Eikenella exigua encodes the following:
- the metK gene encoding methionine adenosyltransferase; amino-acid sequence: MSEYLFTSESVSEGHPDKVADQVSDAILDAVLAQDPKARVAAETLVNTGLCVLAGEITTTAHVDYIKVVRETIAKIGYNSSELGFDANGCAVGVYYDQQSPDIAQGVNEGEGIDLNQGAGDQGLMFGYACDETPTLMPFAIYYSHRLMQRQSEVRKSGQLPWLRPDAKAQITAVYDSETGKVKRIDTVVLSTQHDPSISHEELNQAVIEHIIKPVLPPEMLTTETKYLINPTGRFVIGGPQGDCGLTGRKIIVDTYGGAAPHGGGAFSGKDPSKVDRSAAYACRYVAKNIVAAGLATQCQIQVSYAIGIAEPTSIAIDTFGTGKISEDKLIAIVREHFDLRPKGIVQMLDLLRPIYSKSAAYGHFGREEPEFTWERIDKAAALKAAAGL